The Trichocoleus sp. sequence TACAGCCAAACAGGAAAGGCTGGGTGTGCTTGGTGGTTCGGGTTCTGGAAAAAGCATGACGCTCCGCTGTATTGCTGGAGTGGAAACACCAACCCAAGGACGAATTGTCTTGAATGGGCAAACTCTATTTGATTCTGCTCAAAAAATGAATTTGCCTAGCGCCCAACGAAAAGTGAGTTTGGTGTTTCAAAACTATGCACTGTTCCCCCACATGACAGTTGCTCAAAACATCGCCTTTGGGCTGCAAAATTTGCCTAAATCAAGACGCATCCAGCGAGTTAACCAACAACTTGCATTAGTGCAATTGCAAGGATTGGGCGATCGGTATCCCCATCAGCTTTCGGGCGGGCAACAGCAGCGTGTCGCACTGGCAAGAGCACTGGCAACTGAGCCAGAAGTTTTGTTGTTGGATGAGCCTTTTTCAGCACTCGATACTTATTTGCGTAGCCAAATGGAGCGTCAACTGCTGGAAGCTTTGTCAACCTATCGCGGTGTAACACTGTTTGTCACCCATAACCTGGAGGAGGCATACCGCATTTGTGAAAAGCTGATGGTCCTGTCGGGGGGAAGATCGATCGCCCATGATTCTAAGCATCATATTTTTGAGCATCCTCAAACGGTTCGCATTGCCCAGCTAACAGGCTGCAAAAACTTTTCTAGGGCGATTGTTTCCCGACAAACTCATCTGGTTGAGGCGATCGATTGGGGCATTACCTTACAAGTGCTGGAAGCCATTCCTGATCACTTCACTGATATTGGAATTCGGGCTCACCAAATTATCATCCCTGCTGATCCTCACGCCGAAAACACCTATCCTTGCTGGTTAGCTGCAACGAGTGAAACACCGCACCGAATGACGCTTTTTCTCAAATTTAATGCTGCATCTACTGATCCTCAGGATTATCATGTGCAAGCAGAAATTTTTAAAGAAAAGTGGCATGTGATTAAAGATCAGCCATTTCCCTGGTATGTGCAGCTCAATCCGGCTCGTCTAATATTAATGGTAGATGGATAACGCTCCCGCACCTTCAACTCGTTCAAGTCGATCGAGCGCATCACTTACAAGTGAATTCTAAAGATCAGCAACTCCTGGTGAAGATCTTAGGTATCACGCCTTTTTCTTCTTCAGTGTTTTATTGCTTTACTTCAAATTAAGTTTTTTCTAAAGAATAGAAAGTTTATTTCTCGATACAAAAACTTAGCTTTATGTCAGTACAACTTTAATTTTTTGTATTATTTCACACTAGTAAGTTGCGAACCTGTCAGACTGAATCAAGTCAGGATGGAGAAATAACTGAGCGGAAGTAAGTATCAGAAATACAGGTATTTGAAGCTTACATGACGCTCAAAGCTTTGAGTAAACTAGGAGCCGTCAAAACAACTTTTTTGAAATATAAAACCAGAAATAGCTTTAGAGCTAGTAGCAAACAGACTGTGCTGCCTGGATAGAACGCCAATAAGATACTCAATTTATGTTAAGCTTAAATAAGCTACAATAAGATTTTTGTATTTTGAACGTGCTTAAAAATACAGTTTGAAATATTTTTGTGTCATACTTCTGAAGATAGTCATTAATCAAACTTGATTTATAAAAGAGCAGGGAACGTATTTCCCTTATTGGATTCTTAGGATCATATTGAGGATATAAGTAGCAGAATTAATGGTAAATGATTGTACGTTAGCGCGGTAGCTAATCTTGCAAGCTATTTTGTTGAAGTTCTTAAGTAATGGTTGAACAACCTAAATTATGCGAGTTTTATTACTTTATCCCCTCTTCCCTAAGTCATTTTGGTCTTTTGACAAAGTCCTGGAACTGATTGGGCGCAAAGTTTCTCTCCCACCGCTAAGCTTGATCACCGTTGCCGCGATTCTGCCTCAAACCTGGGAATTTCGCTTAGTCGATCGCAATGTTGGCTGTGAAACTGATGCAGACTGGTACTGGGCAGAGCTAGTCATTATCTCCGGCATGATCGTGCAGAAGGACGATATGCTGTTCCTGATTGAGGCGGCAAAGCGACGGCGTAAACCAGTTGCAGTTGGTGGACCTTACGTCACTTCGGTTCCGGAAGCTGCTCAGAAAGCAGGGGCAGATTTCCTAGTGTTGGATGAAGGCGAAATCACCTTACCTCTTCTGGTTGAAGCTCTGGAACGAGGAGAAAAATCGGGCGTTTTTCGTGCCAATGGAGAGAAGCCAGATGTTAGCACCAGCCCTGTTCCTCGATTTGACCTGCTGGAGATGAACGCTTACAGCGATATGTCGGTGCAGTTTTCGCGGGGCTGTCCTTATCAGTGCGAATTCTGCGACATCATTGTGCTATATGGACGGAAGCCGCGCACAAAAACCCCGGCTCAACTGCTGGCAGAGTTTCAAGCGCTATATGACTTAGGCTGGCGGCGATCGGTCTTTGTTGTAGACGATAACTTTATTGGCAACAAGCGCAATGCCAAATTGATGCTGCGGGAACTGGCACCCTGGATGGTAGAGCATGACTACCCCTTTAGTTTATCGACTGAGGCTTCTGTCGATCTGGCTCAAGATCAAGAACTGCTCGATCTCATGATTGCTGCAAACTTTAGTGCCGTATTTTTAGGCATTGAAACCCCTGACACAGATAGCTTATCGCTGACTCAAAAATACCAAAATACTCGTAACTCTTTAGTGGAGTCAGTACAAACCATTAATCAATCTGGGCTGCGGGTGATGGCTGGGTTCATCATTGGGTTTGACGGTGAGAAATCCGGCGCAGGCGATCGCATCATTGATTTTGTCGAAGCCACCGCAATTCCCCAAGCGTTGTTTGGTATGCTGCAAGCGTTACCTGGAACTGCCCTCTGGCAGCGACTTGAAAAAGAGGGGCGCTTACGAACAGAAGGGGAAGAGGTAAGCGGCAAACAAATAACGCTGATGAACTTTGTGCCAACCCGTCCACTGGAGGAGATTGCACGCGAGTTTGTCACTTGCTTCCGGGAGTTGTACGAAGCCGATCGCTATTTAGCGCGAGTCTATCGCCATTATTTAACGATGAAGCCAATTCCTCATCAAAAGAAAAAGCCTCAAATGCTGGAGTTGATGGAAATCCGGGCGCTGTTGATCATCTTTTGGCGGCAAGGAATTAAGCGCAGCACCCGCTGGCAGTTTTGGAAACAGCTATATTCGATTCTGCAGAAAAACCCAGGCGTATTCCAGCACTACTTAACCAGTTGCGCCCATATCGAGCATTTTCTGGAGTATCGCCAGATTGTACAGGATGAGGTTGAAGCTGAACTGTCTCGCTACGTAGCAGTGGAACCACAAAAGGTTGCTGCAGTCGCGGGTCAATCTTGATAAAACTCTCTGTGCTGTTTCACTAGAATTCTAGTTGCTAGAGCTATCGTACTGCCTTGCTTTGAGCGGGTGGTAGTCTGCTTTAGCAACACGTTTATTGTTTAAATAGATTATGATGAATAGATAAAGCCTACAAAAGGGCGTCTCTTTTCTACACCAACTGAATGCTTGCGATCGATCTTAGTTCTGGCGATCGAAACGGTTTAAGCCTCAATCATCACGTTTCTTATTGACGTAACTGTATCTCCTTTTGTAGAACAACCGCATCAATTTATGGCAATACAAGGAGATAAAAGTGACTGTACGCCACAATCCTGCTCTCTACGAAGAACCTATCAATCAACCTTTAAGAACGATTCCTCCCATAGCAAGAGAATCTTTGATTAAATGGCTAGAGCGCACTGGTAGGTTTCATGCTGAGGACGATGGTGAATTCCAAGACCACAAGCTGTCAGAAGATTTAGATAGCATTTTGGAGCCGGAACCCTACACTTTGGAGGATGAAGAGCAAGAGTGAAAAGGTTTCTTAGCAAAGCTATCACCCGCACAGGTTTTGTTAACCTGATTTCCGCTCCAAACTAACCCAAGACTACGAAATTAAACAATACTGCTTAGAAGCTGGTGTTTATTTCAGAATCTAACAAACTATCTCATTTTTAATTAGAGGTTCATTATGTCAAAGCAAAGAAAAGGTAATAAAGAAACTAAAAAGCCGAAAGCTACCGCTAAAAAAAATCAGAACGCTTCTAAAAAAGAGGAAGGATCCATTGAACGGCTTTTTGAAAAACCACAGTAATTTTCCATTGTTGCTTAGCTGCATTTCGGTTCCGTAAATTTTGATTATTCTAAAATTCCACTTCTCATTTAAAGCGAGGGGTGGGATTTTCATTGCATTCTATAGTGATGCTCTAGCGATCGCCTCAACCTAGTCATCACGGCTGAGAAATAGAACAGCCTACCTCATCCTCAAGATTGTTACAATCTGTAAATAATTTGTTACACT is a genomic window containing:
- a CDS encoding DUF4070 domain-containing protein, whose translation is MRVLLLYPLFPKSFWSFDKVLELIGRKVSLPPLSLITVAAILPQTWEFRLVDRNVGCETDADWYWAELVIISGMIVQKDDMLFLIEAAKRRRKPVAVGGPYVTSVPEAAQKAGADFLVLDEGEITLPLLVEALERGEKSGVFRANGEKPDVSTSPVPRFDLLEMNAYSDMSVQFSRGCPYQCEFCDIIVLYGRKPRTKTPAQLLAEFQALYDLGWRRSVFVVDDNFIGNKRNAKLMLRELAPWMVEHDYPFSLSTEASVDLAQDQELLDLMIAANFSAVFLGIETPDTDSLSLTQKYQNTRNSLVESVQTINQSGLRVMAGFIIGFDGEKSGAGDRIIDFVEATAIPQALFGMLQALPGTALWQRLEKEGRLRTEGEEVSGKQITLMNFVPTRPLEEIAREFVTCFRELYEADRYLARVYRHYLTMKPIPHQKKKPQMLELMEIRALLIIFWRQGIKRSTRWQFWKQLYSILQKNPGVFQHYLTSCAHIEHFLEYRQIVQDEVEAELSRYVAVEPQKVAAVAGQS
- a CDS encoding DUF3134 family protein encodes the protein MTVRHNPALYEEPINQPLRTIPPIARESLIKWLERTGRFHAEDDGEFQDHKLSEDLDSILEPEPYTLEDEEQE
- the modB gene encoding molybdate ABC transporter permease subunit, which produces MSSDLSPLWISLKTAGLATVITFLLGTAAAYWMLGYRGRWKSLIEGILIAPLILPPTVVGFLLLLLFGKNGPLGKVMQSFDWTIIFTWYAAVVAAVVVSFPLMYRTALAAFEQIDKSLLQVARTLGASEARIFCWILLPLAVPGLLAGMVLAFARALGEFGATLMLAGNIPGQTQTMPMAIYFAVEAGDMGEAWQWAIVIMSLSLSGLVLVNLWQKQYEQKLHGRQAGWIEADEPVNRGGKRTEPAHSGYGTKPQLLHQGEGLLVDIEKQFPAFTLDIAFTAKQERLGVLGGSGSGKSMTLRCIAGVETPTQGRIVLNGQTLFDSAQKMNLPSAQRKVSLVFQNYALFPHMTVAQNIAFGLQNLPKSRRIQRVNQQLALVQLQGLGDRYPHQLSGGQQQRVALARALATEPEVLLLDEPFSALDTYLRSQMERQLLEALSTYRGVTLFVTHNLEEAYRICEKLMVLSGGRSIAHDSKHHIFEHPQTVRIAQLTGCKNFSRAIVSRQTHLVEAIDWGITLQVLEAIPDHFTDIGIRAHQIIIPADPHAENTYPCWLAATSETPHRMTLFLKFNAASTDPQDYHVQAEIFKEKWHVIKDQPFPWYVQLNPARLILMVDG